The window CTTCGAGAGGAACTGGTGCAGGCGAAACGCGAAGAAGGAGCGCCCAATGGCATTTTTCGCGTTCGCGCCGGCGAGGAGGGTGGCGCGAATCGCGTTTGCGGACTCCTTCTCGTCCGCGCCCACGATCGTGGCGAGCTTCTCTGCCGCTGCCGCAACTGTGGTCGGCTTCTGACGAACGAGCAGTCCGCTCTCGATCTCGATATCGAGACCGAACTCCTGCTCGATCCATCCTGCGAGCGGATCGGATGCCAGCTCAGCCGCCGTGAGGGAGAGCTTGGGAGCCTCGACCGGGCCGCGCTGCTCCACGAGCGGGCGCAATTGATCGGGCGACACGTCGTCCCCTCGACCCGCGCGGACAAGGGTCTCGGTTATGACCGATTCCGCGACGACCTCGGTACCGAAGATCTGTGTGGCCACCTTGCCGACGTCGGTGCGCTGCTCCGCAAGCGTCCCACCGCTTGACATCGTGGCCGACGTGCCCACGCACTGCAGCGTATCGGCCGCATCGCATGCTTCGCGGACGCGGCGCACCAGCATCCCGACATCCGCGCCCTGGCGACCGCGATAGGTGTGCAACTCGTCAAGTACGAGGAACTGCAGGCCGCGAGCCGCGGTGATAAGGGAGCGGCGTTCGTCAGGACGTGTCATGACGAGGTCGAGCATGACGTAGTTTGTGAGCAGAATGTCGGGCGGCGAAGCCAGAATCTCCTCGCGCTCTTCCCGGGACTCCTGCCCCGTGTAGCGCCGGAATGTGACTGGCGGCTTGCCGTCGAATCCGAAGTGCAGAAACTTCTTGAGCTCCTCCATCTGACTGTTCGCGAGGGCGTTCATCGGATAGACGATGATCGCCTTGATGCCTTTGCCGCTTCCTTCGCGGAGGACGCGGTCGACGATGGGAACGATGTAGGCGAGCGACTTTCCGGAACCGGTGCCGGTTGTCAGCACGTAGCTCTTCCGCGTGGCAGCGACCTCGATCGCATCACGCTGATGCTTGTGGAAGACCAGTGGCGCTTCGGCCCCAGTGTCAGCGGGGTGCTTCTTGACGCGGAAGATCTGCGCGGCGTCGGGGTGGAGCGCGTCCCTGGACACCAGGTCATCGACAGAACCGCCGGTCGCGAACGACGGGTTGAGCGAGAGCCACGGGTCGGGCCATTGCCGACCGTCGGCACTCTGCTTCTCGAGGTAGTCACGGATCTTGGGATCGGATGCTCCCACAAAGCCCTCGGTGAAGCGGCGATAGTCCTCGATCAGATCGCGGTGAACTTTGAACGCATCCAACGCTGGAATCTCCCCATCAATGCTCTACCGGGCCGTAAGCGCTTCCCCGAGCCCGAGCCTATCCAACGGCATGGGTGGAACCGCGAACCAGATCTCGCGCGCCCCCGCGGATTTGCCTTCCCTCCGACAATTAGCCCCAACTGCGATCGGGCGCGGCGCAGTGCCGGGACCGTGAAATTGCGGAGGGCCGGAGCGCAGCGGAGGACCGAGCAAATGTCGCGAAAGCCCGGAACGGAGCCGCGTCCGATCGCTATCCTCTCGGCGTCGGAGGGAGGCGTGCCTCCAACCCAACGCCAGTTGGCGACGTCTTCCGCCATCTATCCACATCTTTCGTCGGCCACGTTGACGGCATGCGAGCAGTGTCCGACACTGGCCCGATACTGACTGTCGAGCCGGCACGAGCGGAGGTCGAGATGGGCACCATCACCCCGTACGAAACGGCGAATGGCCGCCGCTACCGCGTGCGCTATCGCAAGCCTGATCGCACCGAAGCGCAGAAGCGCGGCTTCACGACGATGCGCGAGGCGAAGCTCTATCTGTCCATGGTCACCGTGTCCAAGTCGAAGGGCGAGTACATCGATCCCGTGGCCTCGCGGGTGCCGGTCCGGATGTTTGCCGACGGCTGGCTCCGGTCGAAGCGGCCGCCGATGTCCAAGCCCTCGTACTACGTGACGCTTGCGCGGGCGTGGAAGAACCACGTCGCTCCAGTCTGGGCAGACAGGGAGATCCGGTCGATCCGGCGGTCTGAAGTACAGGACTGGGTTTCAGAGCTCACGAGGGACAAGTCGCGCACGGTCGTTCTTCGCGCGCTGGGAGTCCTCGCAGGCATCCTTGGTGTCGCCATCGATGATCGTCGCCTTGCGAACAATCCGGCGCGACACCTCCGCAATCTCCCTCGGAGCGGACCAGGCAAGCTCCGCATTTATCTCTCGCACGACCAAGTGGCGACGTTGACGGCATGCTCGGCGCATCTGACGATGGTCCTGACCTTGACCTATACCGGCCTGCGCTAGGGCGAGGCGACGGCGCTGCGCGTGCGCAGC is drawn from Microbacterium hatanonis and contains these coding sequences:
- a CDS encoding N-terminal phage integrase SAM-like domain-containing protein is translated as MGTITPYETANGRRYRVRYRKPDRTEAQKRGFTTMREAKLYLSMVTVSKSKGEYIDPVASRVPVRMFADGWLRSKRPPMSKPSYYVTLARAWKNHVAPVWADREIRSIRRSEVQDWVSELTRDKSRTVVLRALGVLAGILGVAIDDRRLANNPARHLRNLPRSGPGKLRIYLSHDQVATLTACSAHLTMVLTLTYTGLR